Proteins encoded within one genomic window of Fragaria vesca subsp. vesca linkage group LG1, FraVesHawaii_1.0, whole genome shotgun sequence:
- the LOC101297958 gene encoding uncharacterized protein LOC101297958 isoform 2, producing the protein MSAASATAVAAYISRLNCTSLTHVPVWRSPSSLRPQPSLTRIFFKIPCGFSQQSSVLTGFRRLSPVMQWQDCTVKTEIDVPISVAYDCYSDREAIPQWMPFISTVKVLEDKPDLSRWSLKYRAFGRDIEFSWLARNMQPTRNQKIHWRSLEGLPNRGAVRFYPKGSSSCIVELTVSYEVPAILVPVASEMTRNGECLNTKGNVHLLCGLIASHKEI; encoded by the exons ATGTCTGCTGCTTCTGCAACCGCTGTAGCAGCCTACATATCTAGACTAAACTGTACCAGTCTCACCCACGTACCCGTTTGGAGGAGCCCTTCTTCTCTAAGACCACAGCCGTCTCTTACTCGCATCTTCTTCAAAATCCCATGTGGATTTTCCCAGCAAAGCTCGGTCCTCACTGGATTCAGACGTCTTTCCCCTGTTATGCAATGGCAGGACTGCAC AGTAAAGACGGAAATTGATGTGCCTATTTCAGTTGCATATGATTGTTACTCTGATCGTGAGGCAATTCCCCAATGGATGCCCTTTATTTCTACGGTAAAG GTATTAGAAGACAAGCCTGATCTATCACGATGGTCGCTTAAGTATAGAGCTTTTGGGCGTGATATTGAATTCTCATGGCTTGCTCGAAATATGCAG CCAACCCGAAATCAGAAAATCCACTGGAGATCTCTGGAAGGTCTTCCTAACAG AGGCGCTGTTCGTTTTTATCCAAAAGGTTCATCGTCATGCATAGTAGAA CTAACCGTCTCTTATGAAGTTCCTGCAATTTTGGTTCCAGTGGCATCA GAAATGACAAGAAATGGAGAATGTCTAAACACTAAAGGAAATGTACACTTGTTATGTGGCTTGATTGCATCGCATAAAGAAATATAG
- the LOC101295865 gene encoding probable protein phosphatase 2C 49-like yields the protein MVAETKIMCQQNVEVFGKGMNVHEVVEDVVASISPKTLFDPTRPLESVSPAAQPDGKPADKVSDLAHETADQEFFPRLRSGSFADIGPRRYMEDEHILIDDLSSHLGSLFSFPTPSAFYGVFDGHGGPEAAAYVRKNVMRLLFDDVNFPRASEVNKIFLEELETTLSNAFHQVDLALADDCSVSSSSGTTALTAMIFGRLLIVANAGDCRAVLCRKGEAIDMSQDHRPIYPSERKRVEELGGYVDDGYLNGVLSVSRALGDWDMKFPRGSASPLIAEPEFRRMDLTEEDEFLIIGCDGIWDVMSSQHAVSLVRRGLRRHDDPEQCAKDLVMEALRLNTFDNLTVIVVCFSSLDQREPLSPPRERRYRCCSLSAEALCSLRNLLDSSG from the exons ATGGTGGCAGAAACTAAGATCATGTGTCAGCAGAACGTTGAGGTGTTTGGTAAAGGGATGAACGTTCATGAGGTTGTTGAAGATGTAGTTGCATCGATTTCTCCGAAGACTTTGTTTGACCCAACTCGCCCTCTGGAGTCGGTTTCCCCTGCTGCCCAACCT GATGGTAAACCGGCAGATAAAGTTTCAGACTTGGCTCATGAGACGGCTGACCAGGAATTCTTTCCCAGGCTCCGTTCTGGTAGCTTCGCTGACATTGGACCCCGTAGATACATGGAAGATGAACATATACTGATAGATGATCTATCTTCACACTTGGGATCGCTCTTTAGTTTTCCCACCCCAAGTGCTTTTTATGGG GTATTTGATGGACATGGAGGACCTGAAGCAGCAGCTTATGTTCGAAAAAATGTGATGAGACTCTTGTTTGATGATGTCAATTTTCCCCGAGCTTCTGAGGTTAATAAGATTTTCTTAGAGGAGCTGGAGACTACTCTAAGTAACGCATTTCATCAGGTAGACCTTGCATTGGCAGATGACTGCAGCGTAAGCAGTTCATCTGGGACAACAGCACTAACTGCTATGATCTTTGGAAG GCTTTTGATAGTAGCCAATGCTGGTGATTGTCGAGCTGTTCTCTGCAGGAAGGGAGAGGCAATTGATATGTCCCAAGACCATAGGCCAATTTATCCCTCTGAACGCAAGAGAGTTGAAGAACTGGGGGGATATGTTGATGATGGGTATCTGAATGGTGTCTTATCAGTTTCCCGAGCCTTAGGTGACTGGGACATGAAGTTTCCTCGTGGTTCTGCTTCACCCCTTATAGCTGAACCAGAGTTCCGAAGGATGGATTTAACAGAGGAAGATGAGTTTCTCATTATAGGGTGTGATGGGATCTGGGATGTGATGTCAAGTCAGCATGCAGTTAGCCTTGTTCGCCGTGGGCTGCGGCGGCATGATGACCCAGAGCAGTGTGCCAAGGATCTAGTCATGGAGGCTCTTCGCCTCAACACGTTTGATAATCTTACAGTGATTGTTGTGTGCTTCTCTTCTCTTGATCAGCGGGAACCATTATCACCGCCTCGGGAACGAAGATATAGGTGTTGCAGCCTCTCTGCGGAGGCCCTTTGTAGCCTGAGGAACTTGTTGGACAGCAGTGGCTGA
- the LOC101297958 gene encoding uncharacterized protein LOC101297958 isoform 1 — translation MSAASATAVAAYISRLNCTSLTHVPVWRSPSSLRPQPSLTRIFFKIPCGFSQQSSVLTGFRRLSPVMQWQDCTVKTEIDVPISVAYDCYSDREAIPQWMPFISTVKVLEDKPDLSRWSLKYRAFGRDIEFSWLARNMQPTRNQKIHWRSLEGLPNRGAVRFYPKGSSSCIVELTVSYEVPAILVPVASALQPFTESLLARGLERFATFAKSYKSDSTV, via the exons ATGTCTGCTGCTTCTGCAACCGCTGTAGCAGCCTACATATCTAGACTAAACTGTACCAGTCTCACCCACGTACCCGTTTGGAGGAGCCCTTCTTCTCTAAGACCACAGCCGTCTCTTACTCGCATCTTCTTCAAAATCCCATGTGGATTTTCCCAGCAAAGCTCGGTCCTCACTGGATTCAGACGTCTTTCCCCTGTTATGCAATGGCAGGACTGCAC AGTAAAGACGGAAATTGATGTGCCTATTTCAGTTGCATATGATTGTTACTCTGATCGTGAGGCAATTCCCCAATGGATGCCCTTTATTTCTACGGTAAAG GTATTAGAAGACAAGCCTGATCTATCACGATGGTCGCTTAAGTATAGAGCTTTTGGGCGTGATATTGAATTCTCATGGCTTGCTCGAAATATGCAG CCAACCCGAAATCAGAAAATCCACTGGAGATCTCTGGAAGGTCTTCCTAACAG AGGCGCTGTTCGTTTTTATCCAAAAGGTTCATCGTCATGCATAGTAGAA CTAACCGTCTCTTATGAAGTTCCTGCAATTTTGGTTCCAGTGGCATCA GCACTGCAACCTTTTACTGAAAGTTTACTTGCACGCGGCTTGGAAAGGTTTGCAACATTTGCGAAAAGCTACAAATCGGACTCAACTGTTTGA